A section of the Brevundimonas sp. AJA228-03 genome encodes:
- a CDS encoding type IV secretion system protein, whose translation MSFRVFEPSYDFIDERLNVFLGDRLSSVIAEVEGPLRIALVLYVVLYGVAILRGAISEPVMDFAVRSLKLAFLYLLATTAAYSTFVTEPLFTGLPNALTRAVSGADTPSVGAAFDQFFAYAAWLGEDISREGSAFNPGPWVVSAAVFIIGALAAALGFGVVLVAKLALALLVTLGPIFIACALFDATRRFFFGWLSQAVNYLVLFALIIVIFQLVLSLVRDQWGAIQGSDPMIGGLIFIALCLLGAIFFLQTPAIAAGIAGGASAGLADFANAAALGGSGSGRAQGPQESSRQPPRGGGSIRPRDA comes from the coding sequence ATGAGCTTTCGCGTCTTCGAGCCCAGCTACGACTTCATCGACGAACGGCTCAACGTCTTCCTCGGCGACCGTCTGTCCTCGGTGATCGCCGAGGTCGAGGGGCCGCTGCGCATCGCCCTGGTCCTCTATGTCGTGCTCTACGGCGTCGCTATCCTGAGGGGCGCGATCAGCGAGCCGGTGATGGACTTCGCGGTCCGGTCGCTGAAGCTGGCCTTCCTGTATCTGCTGGCGACCACGGCCGCCTATTCGACCTTCGTCACCGAGCCGCTGTTCACCGGTCTGCCCAACGCCCTGACCCGGGCGGTCAGCGGCGCGGACACCCCCAGCGTCGGCGCGGCCTTCGACCAGTTCTTCGCCTATGCGGCCTGGCTGGGCGAGGACATCTCGCGCGAAGGCTCGGCCTTCAATCCCGGCCCCTGGGTGGTGTCAGCGGCCGTCTTCATCATCGGCGCCCTGGCCGCGGCCCTCGGCTTTGGCGTGGTGCTGGTGGCCAAGCTGGCCTTGGCCCTGCTCGTCACCCTCGGCCCCATCTTCATCGCCTGCGCCCTGTTCGACGCCACCCGCCGCTTCTTCTTCGGCTGGCTCAGTCAGGCCGTGAACTACCTCGTCCTGTTCGCCCTGATCATCGTCATCTTCCAGCTCGTCCTGTCGCTCGTCCGCGACCAGTGGGGCGCGATCCAGGGGTCCGACCCGATGATCGGCGGGCTGATCTTCATCGCCCTGTGTTTGCTCGGGGCGATCTTCTTTCTGCAGACCCCGGCCATCGCCGCCGGGATCGCGGGCGGCGCCAGCGCCGGCCTCGCCGACTTCGCCAACGCCGCCGCCCTGGGCGGGAGCGGCTCGGGCCGCGCCCAGGGTCCCCAGGAATCCAGCCGTCAGCCGCCGAGGGGCGGCGGCTCCATCCGACCGAGAGACGCCTGA
- a CDS encoding type IV secretion system protein encodes MKTRIPFAAAAAAFVLVAAPAVQAQQIVHDPRALAQMVQEARTTLEQLRALQTQIEQGRQLFDSLNDLSGVNALAGELGLPAVRNPLPDMRALRAAADGDLSALGDLADRADAIRRDTRLYTPPAGDPGSADAYYRDSLERAGARTARDLAIGEAVGGAADRRLQGLETLRSALDTAPNARAVMDLEARLAAEQALIQNEQVRLQGLALTQAAEARLEEQRARERAEAARAARMDVYERVFR; translated from the coding sequence GTGAAAACCCGCATCCCCTTCGCCGCGGCGGCCGCCGCCTTTGTCCTCGTCGCCGCGCCAGCCGTTCAGGCGCAGCAGATTGTTCACGACCCTCGGGCCCTGGCCCAGATGGTCCAAGAGGCTCGGACCACCCTGGAGCAGCTGAGAGCGCTGCAGACCCAGATCGAGCAGGGCCGGCAGCTTTTCGACAGCCTGAACGACCTGTCCGGCGTCAACGCCCTGGCCGGCGAGCTCGGTCTGCCGGCGGTGCGCAATCCGCTTCCGGACATGCGCGCACTGCGGGCGGCGGCCGACGGCGATCTGTCCGCGCTCGGCGATCTGGCCGACCGGGCCGACGCCATCCGCCGCGACACCCGGCTCTACACGCCGCCGGCGGGCGATCCGGGTTCGGCGGACGCCTATTATCGCGACAGCCTCGAACGCGCCGGCGCACGGACCGCACGGGATCTCGCCATCGGCGAAGCGGTCGGCGGAGCTGCGGATCGCCGCCTGCAAGGTCTGGAGACGCTCCGCTCCGCCCTCGACACGGCGCCCAACGCCCGCGCCGTCATGGACCTCGAAGCCCGCCTCGCGGCGGAACAGGCGCTGATCCAGAACGAGCAGGTCCGGTTGCAAGGTCTCGCCCTCACCCAGGCGGCCGAGGCTCGACTGGAGGAGCAACGCGCCCGGGAGCGGGCCGAAGCCGCCAGGGCGGCGCGCATGGACGTCTACGAAAGGGTGTTCCGGTGA